From Stenotrophomonas nitritireducens, the proteins below share one genomic window:
- the ntrC gene encoding nitrogen regulation protein NR(I) yields MYKPTAATVWVVDDDRSVRFVLSTALRDAGYSVEGFDSAAAALAALAQQPPPDLLFTDVRMPGDDGLVLLDKLKAAHPQLPVIVMSAYTDVASTAGAFRGGAHEFLSKPFDLDDAVELARRALPEVEEQPAPVAVLAPTQKEEGPPQLIGDTPAMRALFRAIGRLAQAPLSVLINGETGTGKELVANALHRESPRAKGPFVALNTAAIPAELLESELFGHEAGAFTGASKRHIGRFEQADGGTLFLDEIGDMPLALQTRLLRVLAEGEFFRVGGRELIRVDVRVVAATHQDLETLVEQGRFRADLLHRLDMVRLLLPPLRERLGDVPQLAENFLVNAARRLDMPAKRLSVAAVKALREHSWPGNVRELENVCWRLAALAVADTVSAEDVKAALNRGGRATHATPPLAPEHWDRALAAWARQRLAEGASGLHAEARERLDTALLEAALDFTDGHRADAAARLGLGRNTITRKLGPGRRR; encoded by the coding sequence ATGTATAAGCCCACCGCCGCCACCGTCTGGGTGGTTGATGACGACCGTTCGGTCCGCTTCGTGCTGAGCACCGCACTGCGCGATGCCGGTTACAGCGTCGAGGGTTTCGACAGCGCCGCTGCTGCATTGGCTGCGTTGGCCCAGCAGCCGCCACCGGACCTGTTGTTCACCGACGTGCGCATGCCCGGCGATGACGGCCTGGTATTGCTGGACAAGCTCAAGGCCGCGCACCCGCAGCTGCCGGTGATCGTGATGTCGGCCTATACCGATGTGGCCAGCACCGCCGGCGCCTTCCGCGGCGGCGCGCATGAGTTCCTGTCCAAACCGTTCGACCTGGATGACGCCGTTGAACTGGCGCGGCGCGCGCTGCCCGAAGTCGAAGAGCAGCCCGCGCCCGTCGCGGTGCTGGCGCCCACACAGAAAGAGGAAGGCCCGCCGCAGCTGATCGGCGACACCCCGGCCATGCGCGCCTTGTTCCGCGCCATCGGCCGGCTTGCGCAGGCACCGTTGTCGGTGTTGATCAATGGCGAAACCGGCACCGGCAAGGAGCTGGTGGCCAATGCGCTGCACCGCGAATCGCCGCGCGCCAAAGGCCCGTTCGTCGCGCTCAATACCGCCGCGATACCGGCCGAACTGCTGGAAAGTGAATTGTTCGGCCATGAAGCCGGCGCCTTCACCGGCGCCAGCAAACGCCACATCGGCCGCTTCGAGCAGGCCGATGGCGGCACCTTGTTCCTCGATGAAATCGGCGACATGCCGCTGGCGTTGCAGACCCGGCTGTTGCGCGTGCTGGCCGAGGGCGAGTTCTTCCGCGTCGGTGGCCGCGAGCTGATCCGCGTCGATGTACGCGTGGTTGCCGCCACCCACCAGGATCTGGAAACGCTGGTCGAACAGGGCCGTTTCCGCGCCGACCTGCTGCACCGCCTGGACATGGTGCGGCTGTTGCTGCCGCCGCTGCGCGAGCGACTGGGCGACGTGCCACAACTGGCCGAGAACTTCCTGGTCAACGCTGCACGCCGGCTCGACATGCCGGCCAAGCGCCTGTCCGTGGCTGCGGTGAAGGCGCTGCGCGAGCACAGCTGGCCGGGCAATGTGCGCGAGCTGGAAAACGTGTGCTGGCGGTTGGCTGCGTTGGCGGTGGCCGATACCGTATCGGCCGAGGACGTAAAGGCCGCCTTGAACCGCGGTGGCCGCGCCACCCACGCCACCCCGCCGCTTGCCCCGGAACACTGGGATCGTGCTTTGGCCGCGTGGGCGCGCCAGCGCCTGGCCGAAGGTGCCAGCGGCCTGCACGCCGAGGCCCGCGAGCGGCTGGACACGGCGCTGCTGGAAGCAGCGTTGGAC
- a CDS encoding two-component system sensor histidine kinase NtrB, which yields MTDPDFSPSPDLMATPLVWSDVDGRIQGANPAFCRWLGVSVRRLLGQPLVSLEAQGEALAQRLALPVTDMTRLPRLTLALPGEAPRFADGWLSAVEQGGWLLEAHPVDEFQGADPAQVLPGAFSAALKGLAHELRNPLAGLKGAAQLLARRASGRDADERELIELIGAEIERLNTLLEQLLSPAPQRPHAPLNIHAALERVLRLVENEAGWSVRLLRDYDPSIPEFAGDADRLTQALLNLVRNAIQAGATSVTLRTRVEHGLRIAEQPYALALRLEVADDGRGVPEELAEHLFLPLVSGRAEGTGLGLALAQQVAREHRGTLSYRSRPGHTVFTVLLPLPAAEDAPEVGDV from the coding sequence ATGACCGACCCTGATTTCAGCCCTTCGCCGGATCTGATGGCCACTCCCTTGGTCTGGAGTGATGTGGACGGCCGCATCCAGGGGGCCAACCCGGCCTTCTGCCGCTGGCTGGGGGTCAGCGTGCGGCGCCTGCTGGGTCAGCCGCTGGTGTCGCTGGAAGCGCAGGGCGAGGCCCTGGCGCAGCGACTGGCGCTGCCGGTGACCGACATGACCCGCCTGCCGCGATTGACCCTTGCCTTGCCGGGCGAAGCGCCGCGCTTCGCCGATGGCTGGTTGAGTGCGGTGGAGCAGGGCGGCTGGCTGCTGGAAGCCCATCCGGTGGACGAGTTCCAAGGTGCCGACCCGGCCCAGGTACTTCCGGGCGCATTCAGTGCCGCGCTCAAAGGCCTGGCCCACGAACTGCGCAATCCACTGGCCGGGCTCAAGGGCGCCGCGCAGCTGCTGGCGCGCCGCGCCAGTGGCCGCGATGCCGACGAACGCGAGCTGATCGAACTGATCGGCGCCGAGATCGAGCGCCTCAACACCTTGCTGGAACAACTGCTGTCGCCGGCCCCGCAGCGCCCGCACGCACCGCTGAACATCCATGCCGCGCTGGAGCGGGTGCTGCGCCTGGTCGAGAACGAGGCCGGCTGGTCGGTACGCCTGCTGCGCGATTACGATCCCAGCATCCCGGAGTTCGCCGGTGATGCTGATCGGTTGACCCAGGCACTGTTGAACCTGGTCCGCAATGCCATCCAGGCCGGTGCCACCAGCGTCACCCTGCGTACCCGCGTGGAGCATGGCCTGCGCATCGCCGAGCAACCGTATGCGCTTGCCCTGCGCCTTGAAGTGGCCGACGACGGTCGCGGCGTGCCGGAAGAACTAGCCGAGCACCTGTTCCTGCCGCTGGTCAGCGGCCGCGCCGAAGGCACCGGGCTCGGCCTTGCACTGGCCCAGCAGGTAGCCCGCGAACACCGCGGCACGCTGAGTTACCGTTCGCGCCCCGGCCATACCGTGTTCACCGTGCTACTGCCGTTGCCCGCCGCCGAGGACGCGCCGGAGGTGGGCGATGTATAA
- a CDS encoding N-acetylmuramoyl-L-alanine amidase: MPDMKTKLLLPLALLASLTACTSTPERNPLAKWVPSPNYNERQPVVIVLHHTEQGSVQESLDTLRTANSGGQVSSHYLVGRDGDLYQLVADGERAWHAGGGRWGGFSDLNSTSIGIEIDNNGSSPFTQPQIATLLRLLEDLCTRYNIPRSQIIGHADLAPTRKADPSRYFPWQQLAEAGFGLWPDPKHGPAPAGFDSWMAMQAFGYALDDRAAAARAFHRRFRGSDTLPAELDVEDARILYSLLQQKQ; encoded by the coding sequence ATGCCGGACATGAAGACCAAACTGCTGCTGCCGCTCGCCCTGTTGGCCTCGCTGACTGCCTGTACCTCCACGCCGGAGCGCAATCCGCTGGCGAAGTGGGTGCCGTCGCCGAACTACAACGAACGCCAGCCGGTGGTGATCGTGCTGCACCACACCGAGCAGGGCTCGGTGCAGGAGAGCCTGGACACGCTGCGCACCGCCAACAGCGGTGGCCAGGTGAGCTCGCATTATCTGGTGGGCCGCGATGGTGACCTCTACCAGCTTGTGGCCGATGGCGAACGCGCCTGGCATGCCGGTGGCGGCCGCTGGGGTGGTTTCAGCGATCTCAACTCGACCTCGATCGGCATCGAGATCGACAACAACGGCAGCAGCCCCTTCACCCAGCCGCAGATCGCCACCCTGCTGCGCCTGCTCGAAGACCTGTGCACCCGCTACAACATCCCGCGCAGCCAGATCATCGGCCATGCCGACCTGGCACCAACCCGCAAGGCCGACCCCAGCCGCTACTTCCCGTGGCAGCAACTGGCCGAAGCCGGTTTCGGCCTGTGGCCCGACCCCAAGCACGGCCCGGCACCGGCCGGCTTCGACAGCTGGATGGCGATGCAGGCCTTCGGCTATGCGCTGGACGACCGTGCAGCCGCCGCGCGCGCCTTCCATCGCCGCTTCCGTGGCAGCGACACCCTACCGGCCGAGCTCGACGTGGAAGACGCCCGCATCCTGTACTCCCTGCTCCAGCAGAAGCAGTGA
- a CDS encoding DUF6500 family protein, with amino-acid sequence MEWTLRRQLRRWGLLAWEGLRSEVGSPAGAAGAEQALQVGNTFCWGWLPVVARLGGFVVRQSAGEAMRDSLKQKFIAVCDARIAAKGPTVGLSFYAFFSNRNDDPESLMEAATWWIQIHRLDHFEKAEKVKALVLAEGL; translated from the coding sequence ATGGAATGGACGCTGCGCCGACAGCTGCGGCGATGGGGCTTGCTTGCATGGGAGGGCCTGCGCAGTGAGGTGGGAAGTCCGGCGGGTGCCGCCGGCGCGGAACAAGCGCTGCAGGTTGGGAACACTTTCTGCTGGGGATGGCTGCCCGTTGTGGCTAGGCTGGGCGGATTCGTTGTTCGGCAGTCTGCTGGAGAGGCAATGCGCGATTCACTGAAACAGAAATTCATCGCCGTCTGCGATGCCAGGATCGCTGCGAAGGGCCCGACGGTAGGGCTGTCGTTCTATGCGTTTTTTTCGAATCGAAACGATGATCCGGAATCGTTGATGGAAGCGGCTACGTGGTGGATCCAGATCCATCGTCTGGATCATTTTGAGAAAGCTGAAAAGGTGAAGGCCTTGGTGTTGGCTGAGGGCCTGTAG
- a CDS encoding ammonium transporter: MRTEFFTGLKARLGGLCLSFILGAMMLGMFSSSAWAQDTQAQPAATEVAAATTQAAAAPAAAAAATFDKGDVAWMLTATLLVLMMVVPGLALFYGGLVRAKNVLSVLSQVLVVFSLVLILWVAYGYSAVFSTGNQFFGSFTEFAFLKGFTPDSVGNTPIAGLPDFLFVAFQSTFAGITTALIVGAFAERIKFRAVLLFSALWFTLSYIPMAHIVWGGGYLGEMGAIDFAGGTVVHINAGVAGLVAAWFVGKRLGYGQTALKPHNLPLTWIGAMLLWVGWFGFNAGSAAAADTVASLAFINTVLATAAAVLGWTLVEAITKGHPSALGAASGAVAGLVGVTPACGTVGPLGAIVIGFVTGIVCVWGVTGLKRLLKADDTADVFGVHGVGGIVGAILTGVFSAQSLGGTKVDLDIGHQVWVQVVSVGFTVLWSAAVTAAVLLVVRALVGLRVSEEAERTGLDVTTHGESAYEA; this comes from the coding sequence ATGCGAACGGAATTTTTCACCGGGTTGAAAGCCCGGCTCGGAGGCCTGTGCCTGTCTTTCATACTTGGCGCGATGATGCTGGGCATGTTTTCCAGCAGCGCCTGGGCACAGGATACGCAGGCGCAGCCCGCAGCCACGGAAGTGGCTGCCGCAACAACGCAGGCTGCAGCCGCACCTGCGGCAGCGGCCGCAGCTACCTTCGACAAGGGCGACGTAGCGTGGATGCTCACCGCCACCTTGCTGGTGCTGATGATGGTGGTGCCCGGCCTGGCACTGTTCTACGGTGGCCTGGTGCGCGCAAAGAACGTGCTGTCGGTGCTCAGCCAGGTGCTGGTGGTGTTCTCGCTGGTACTGATCCTGTGGGTGGCCTATGGCTATAGCGCGGTATTCAGTACCGGCAACCAATTCTTCGGCTCATTCACGGAATTTGCCTTCCTCAAAGGCTTCACCCCGGACTCGGTGGGCAATACGCCTATCGCCGGACTGCCGGATTTTCTGTTCGTCGCCTTCCAGTCGACCTTCGCCGGCATCACCACCGCACTGATCGTCGGCGCCTTCGCCGAGCGCATCAAATTCCGCGCGGTGCTGCTGTTCTCCGCACTCTGGTTCACCCTGAGCTACATCCCGATGGCGCACATCGTGTGGGGTGGCGGTTATCTCGGCGAGATGGGCGCGATCGATTTCGCAGGCGGCACCGTGGTGCACATCAATGCCGGTGTCGCCGGTCTGGTGGCAGCGTGGTTCGTCGGCAAGCGCCTGGGCTATGGCCAGACCGCATTGAAGCCGCACAACCTGCCGTTGACCTGGATCGGCGCGATGCTGCTGTGGGTGGGCTGGTTCGGTTTCAACGCCGGCTCGGCTGCCGCCGCTGACACCGTGGCTTCGCTGGCCTTCATCAACACCGTGCTTGCTACTGCGGCCGCCGTGTTGGGTTGGACGTTGGTGGAAGCCATCACCAAGGGCCATCCGTCGGCATTGGGCGCGGCCTCCGGTGCGGTTGCCGGCCTGGTTGGCGTGACGCCGGCCTGCGGTACCGTGGGTCCGCTCGGCGCGATCGTGATTGGTTTTGTCACCGGCATCGTCTGCGTCTGGGGCGTGACCGGCTTGAAGCGCCTGCTGAAGGCGGACGACACCGCCGACGTATTCGGCGTGCACGGTGTCGGTGGCATTGTCGGCGCCATCCTCACCGGCGTGTTCAGTGCGCAGTCGCTGGGCGGCACCAAGGTGGATCTGGATATCGGTCACCAGGTGTGGGTGCAGGTGGTCAGTGTCGGCTTCACCGTGCTGTGGTCGGCGGCGGTTACCGCAGCGGTGCTGCTGGTTGTACGCGCGCTGGTTGGTCTGCGCGTTAGCGAAGAAGCCGAACGTACTGGTTTGGACGTGACTACCCATGGTGAGTCTGCGTACGAGGCGTGA
- a CDS encoding P-II family nitrogen regulator: MKLISAIIRPFKLDEVREALGAAGVSGITVTEVKGFGRQKGHTELYRGAEYVVDFLPKIRIETAVTDDNVEAVIEALQGAAGTGKIGDGKIFVTALEQVVRIRTGETGADAL; this comes from the coding sequence ATGAAATTAATCTCCGCGATCATCCGGCCATTCAAGCTCGACGAAGTGCGTGAAGCCCTGGGCGCCGCAGGCGTTTCCGGCATCACCGTCACCGAGGTCAAGGGCTTTGGCCGGCAGAAAGGTCACACCGAGCTGTACCGTGGCGCCGAATACGTCGTCGATTTCCTTCCCAAGATCCGCATCGAAACCGCCGTCACCGACGACAACGTCGAGGCGGTGATCGAAGCCCTGCAGGGCGCGGCCGGCACCGGCAAGATCGGTGACGGCAAGATCTTCGTTACCGCGCTGGAACAAGTGGTGCGTATCCGCACCGGTGAAACAGGCGCCGACGCGCTGTAA
- the glnA gene encoding type I glutamate--ammonia ligase — translation MSLENVEKLIKDNQIEFIDLRFVDMRGIEQHVTFPASIIEPSLFEEGKMFDGSSIAGWKGIAESDMVLMPDADSAYIDPFYADPTLVLTCDVLDPATMQGYGRCPRGIAKRAESYLKSSGIADLAFFGPEPEFFIFDSVQFANDMGNSFYKINSEEGSWNTGKSYDGTNTGYRPAVKGGYFPVPPTDSLHDIRAEMCKVLEKVGIEVEVHHHEVANAGQCEIGAKFNTLVTKADELQRMKHVIKNVAHRNGKTVTFMPKPLVGDNGSGMHVHQSLAKGGNNLFSGDGYGGLSQMALWYIGGIFKHARAINAFANSGTNSYKRLVPGFEAPVMLAYSARNRSASCRIPWVSNPKARRIEMRFPDPIQSGYLTFTALMMAGLDGIKNQIDPGAPSDKDLYDLPPEEEKLIPQVCSSLDQALEALDKDREFLKAGGVMSDDFIDAYIALKMKEVTAFRAATHPLEYQLYYAS, via the coding sequence ATGTCGCTGGAAAATGTTGAGAAGCTGATCAAGGACAACCAGATCGAGTTCATCGACCTGCGTTTTGTCGACATGCGTGGCATCGAGCAGCACGTGACCTTCCCGGCCTCGATCATCGAGCCGTCGCTGTTTGAAGAAGGCAAGATGTTCGACGGCAGCTCCATCGCAGGCTGGAAGGGCATCGCCGAATCGGACATGGTGCTGATGCCGGACGCTGACAGCGCCTACATCGACCCGTTCTACGCCGACCCGACCCTGGTGCTGACCTGCGACGTGCTCGACCCGGCCACCATGCAGGGCTACGGCCGCTGCCCGCGCGGCATCGCCAAGCGCGCCGAGTCCTACCTGAAGTCCTCCGGCATCGCCGACCTGGCCTTCTTCGGCCCGGAACCGGAATTCTTCATCTTCGATTCGGTCCAGTTCGCCAACGACATGGGCAACAGCTTCTACAAGATCAACTCTGAAGAAGGTTCCTGGAACACCGGCAAGAGCTATGACGGCACCAACACCGGCTACCGTCCGGCAGTGAAGGGCGGTTATTTCCCGGTGCCGCCGACCGACTCGCTGCACGACATCCGCGCCGAGATGTGCAAGGTGCTGGAAAAGGTCGGCATCGAAGTCGAAGTGCACCACCACGAAGTGGCCAATGCCGGCCAGTGCGAGATCGGCGCCAAGTTCAACACCCTGGTCACCAAGGCTGACGAACTGCAGCGCATGAAGCACGTGATCAAGAACGTTGCCCACCGCAACGGCAAGACCGTGACCTTCATGCCCAAGCCGCTGGTCGGCGACAACGGCAGCGGCATGCACGTGCACCAGTCGCTGGCCAAGGGTGGCAACAACCTGTTCTCCGGTGACGGCTACGGCGGCCTGAGCCAGATGGCGCTGTGGTACATCGGCGGCATCTTCAAGCACGCCCGTGCGATCAATGCCTTCGCCAACTCCGGCACCAACAGCTACAAGCGCTTGGTGCCGGGCTTCGAAGCACCGGTGATGCTGGCCTATTCGGCCCGCAACCGTTCGGCTTCGTGCCGCATTCCGTGGGTGTCCAACCCGAAGGCACGCCGCATCGAAATGCGTTTCCCGGACCCGATCCAGTCCGGCTACCTGACCTTCACCGCGCTGATGATGGCCGGCCTGGACGGCATCAAGAACCAGATCGACCCGGGCGCACCGAGCGACAAGGATCTGTACGACCTGCCGCCGGAAGAAGAGAAGCTGATCCCGCAGGTGTGTTCCTCGCTGGACCAGGCGCTGGAAGCACTGGACAAGGACCGCGAGTTCCTCAAGGCCGGTGGCGTGATGAGCGACGACTTCATCGATGCCTACATCGCGCTGAAGATGAAGGAAGTGACCGCGTTCCGCGCCGCTACCCATCCGCTGGAATACCAGCTGTACTACGCGAGCTGA
- a CDS encoding undecaprenyl-diphosphate phosphatase produces MSDLLSALLLGILEGLTEFLPISSTGHLLIAQHWLGARSDFFNIVIQAGAILAVVLAFRQRLWTLATGLNQAENRDYVMKLGVAFLVTAIVGLPVRLAGWELPETVTPVAWALVIGGVWMLLAERFAGRLPDSTTITWKVAVAVGLAQVVAGVFPGSSRSAAAIFVAMLLGLTRRAAAAEFVFLVGIPTMFAASGYALLEMAKKGQLGSENWTDVSVAFVAAAITGFIVVKWLLSYIKRRPFTGFALYRIALGFGLLLFLPAGN; encoded by the coding sequence ATGTCCGACCTGCTCTCCGCCCTGCTGCTGGGCATCCTCGAAGGCCTCACCGAATTTCTCCCCATTTCCAGCACCGGCCATCTGCTGATCGCCCAGCACTGGCTGGGCGCACGCTCGGATTTCTTCAACATCGTCATCCAGGCCGGCGCGATCCTGGCAGTTGTATTGGCGTTCCGGCAGCGCCTGTGGACGCTGGCCACCGGCTTGAACCAGGCCGAAAACCGCGACTACGTGATGAAGCTGGGCGTGGCCTTCCTGGTCACCGCCATTGTTGGCCTGCCGGTACGCCTGGCTGGCTGGGAACTGCCTGAAACCGTCACCCCGGTGGCGTGGGCACTGGTGATCGGCGGCGTCTGGATGCTGCTGGCCGAGCGCTTTGCCGGGCGCCTGCCCGACAGCACCACCATCACCTGGAAAGTAGCCGTGGCCGTTGGCCTGGCACAGGTGGTTGCCGGCGTATTCCCGGGGAGCTCGCGTTCGGCCGCGGCGATCTTCGTGGCGATGTTGCTGGGCCTGACCCGGCGCGCGGCAGCGGCCGAGTTCGTATTCCTGGTCGGCATCCCCACCATGTTCGCCGCCAGCGGCTACGCCTTGCTGGAGATGGCCAAGAAAGGCCAGCTCGGCAGTGAGAACTGGACCGATGTGAGCGTGGCCTTCGTCGCCGCGGCCATCACCGGCTTCATCGTGGTGAAGTGGCTGTTGAGCTACATCAAACGCCGTCCCTTCACCGGCTTTGCGCTATATCGCATTGCATTGGGCTTCGGCCTGCTGCTGTTCCTGCCTGCTGGTAACTGA
- a CDS encoding META and DUF4377 domain-containing protein, with protein MKRILLLALPIALMTACSNPPASTKSETTAAPSTSTAAPAANIDAAQLGANHWLLDNAVDSAGKRVDGLFVNADKPLTLDFKDGRLSVSNACNNLGGAYTLEGNTLTVGNMMSTNKACQGPLMALDGLASERLQGKLTVQALDASAMRLVAANGDVLSFRAEPTAETRYGGAGETVFMEVDAQAKPCPHPLMKDATCLQVREVKYNEQGLEQGKRGAYENFYGNIEGYKHEPGVRNVLRLKRYQIKNPPADAPSQAYVLDMVVMSETVK; from the coding sequence ATGAAGCGCATTCTTCTGTTGGCACTGCCCATCGCCCTCATGACCGCCTGCAGCAATCCGCCTGCAAGCACCAAGAGCGAAACCACCGCAGCCCCCAGCACCAGCACCGCTGCTCCTGCCGCGAACATCGACGCCGCACAGCTGGGCGCCAACCATTGGCTGCTGGACAACGCGGTGGACTCGGCCGGCAAGCGCGTCGACGGCCTGTTCGTGAACGCCGACAAGCCGCTGACCCTGGATTTCAAGGACGGCCGCCTGTCGGTCAGCAATGCCTGCAACAACCTGGGCGGCGCCTACACGCTGGAAGGCAACACCCTGACCGTTGGCAACATGATGTCGACCAACAAGGCCTGCCAGGGCCCGCTGATGGCGCTGGACGGCCTGGCCAGCGAACGCCTGCAGGGCAAGCTGACCGTGCAGGCGCTGGACGCATCGGCAATGCGCCTGGTCGCCGCCAATGGTGACGTGCTGAGCTTCCGCGCCGAGCCGACCGCCGAAACCCGCTACGGCGGCGCAGGCGAGACGGTGTTCATGGAAGTGGACGCACAGGCCAAGCCCTGCCCGCATCCGCTGATGAAGGACGCTACCTGCCTGCAGGTACGCGAAGTGAAGTACAACGAGCAGGGCCTGGAACAGGGCAAGCGCGGTGCCTACGAAAACTTCTACGGCAACATCGAGGGCTACAAGCACGAGCCGGGCGTGCGCAACGTGCTGCGCCTGAAGCGCTACCAGATCAAGAACCCGCCGGCCGACGCACCGTCGCAGGCCTATGTGCTGGACATGGTGGTGATGTCGGAAACGGTCAAGTAA
- a CDS encoding YbhB/YbcL family Raf kinase inhibitor-like protein, which translates to MKLDSQSFHNGQPLRAEFAAGDANGFAGNRNPQLSWRDVPAGTRSFALICVDPDVPTVPELVGRDDVSIPLDQPRADFVHWVMVDVPAELREIAAGSCSDGFIAHGKTQPAGPAGARQGINDYTGWFAGNAQMAGTYYGYDGPYPPFNDERLHRYFFRLFAVDVERLPVEGAFTAADVYRAMQGHVLAEAAVHGTYTLNPKLA; encoded by the coding sequence ATGAAACTGGACAGTCAGAGTTTTCACAACGGGCAGCCGCTGCGGGCCGAGTTTGCTGCGGGTGATGCCAATGGCTTTGCCGGCAACCGCAACCCGCAGCTGAGCTGGCGCGATGTGCCGGCCGGCACGCGTTCGTTCGCGCTGATCTGCGTGGACCCGGATGTACCGACCGTGCCGGAGCTGGTCGGCCGCGATGATGTCAGCATTCCGCTGGACCAGCCGCGTGCCGACTTCGTGCATTGGGTGATGGTGGATGTGCCGGCCGAGCTGCGCGAGATCGCAGCCGGCAGCTGCAGCGACGGCTTCATCGCGCACGGCAAGACCCAGCCGGCCGGCCCGGCCGGTGCGCGTCAGGGCATCAACGACTACACCGGCTGGTTTGCCGGCAACGCGCAGATGGCCGGCACCTACTACGGTTATGACGGACCGTACCCGCCGTTCAACGACGAGCGCCTGCACCGCTATTTCTTCCGCTTGTTCGCGGTGGACGTGGAGCGTCTGCCGGTGGAAGGTGCGTTCACCGCTGCCGACGTTTACCGCGCGATGCAAGGCCACGTGCTGGCCGAAGCAGCGGTGCACGGCACCTACACGTTGAACCCGAAGCTGGCCTAG